Proteins from one Pongo abelii isolate AG06213 chromosome 7, NHGRI_mPonAbe1-v2.0_pri, whole genome shotgun sequence genomic window:
- the ZNF706 gene encoding zinc finger protein 706: protein MARGQQKIQSQQKNAKKQAGQKKKQGHDQKAAAKAALIYTCTVCRTQMPDPKTFKQHFESKHPKTPLPPELADVQA, encoded by the exons ATGGCTCGTGGACAGCAGAAAATTCAGTCTCAGCAGAAAAATGCCAAAAAGCAAGCTggacaaaagaagaaacaaggacATGACCAAAAGGCTGCTGCCAAAGCTGCCTTAATATATACCTGCACTGTCTGTAGG ACACAAATGCCAGACCCTAAGACCTTCAAGCAGCACTTTGAGAGCAAGCATCCTAAGACTCCACTTCCTCCAGAATTAGCTGATGTTCAGGCATAA